From Chryseobacterium tructae, one genomic window encodes:
- a CDS encoding RagB/SusD family nutrient uptake outer membrane protein: MKNLKYLSFALIGLWSLTSCESEMDTAPTDQATSEEVFKTAESAETVINGTWAKFNNDGTTFANIGYSTVLRASDAMGSDVAVLTNKYGFASTYDFTEMVNSTVSRPLFIWTMLYSTINNMNNVIAKIDATEGSQAKKDQVKGQAKALRAFCYLNIASFYQFSYLKDKSALTAPIYIEPSTTSSIAKKKSSLEDIYTLIKSDLTDADNLLKNYTRNYKDKINRNVVNGILARVYLNTGEWSKAAVAAKTAREGFPLMAPEKYKDGFNDINNEEWIWGSRQTQEQSDGSYAFHYLDVSSSGSYYYSFMADPYFQKLFDTNDIRTQLFSWDNLPSREGLLRYAKFKFKSTLIADIVYMRAAEMYLIEAESEARNGNVTQAVTVLNQLRAARKANAYTGSLTQNDVVNEILIERRKELFGEGFSLSDIIRTQGTVVRKPFVDTEGKPIKVQITTSNGTIKTVDGKGHTVFDFPNKTQFVPNSSYYLFSIPLKEIENNPNL; encoded by the coding sequence ATGAAAAATTTAAAATATTTATCTTTTGCTTTAATAGGATTATGGTCGCTTACAAGCTGTGAGAGTGAAATGGATACCGCTCCTACAGATCAAGCTACCAGTGAAGAGGTTTTCAAAACAGCTGAAAGTGCGGAAACGGTAATCAACGGAACATGGGCAAAATTCAATAATGACGGGACTACTTTTGCGAATATTGGATATTCTACTGTTTTAAGAGCAAGTGATGCGATGGGAAGCGATGTAGCTGTATTAACTAATAAATATGGTTTCGCATCTACCTACGATTTTACGGAAATGGTGAATAGTACAGTTTCTCGCCCATTATTTATCTGGACAATGTTGTATTCCACCATCAATAATATGAATAATGTTATTGCGAAAATTGATGCAACGGAAGGAAGCCAGGCAAAAAAAGATCAGGTAAAAGGTCAGGCAAAAGCATTGCGTGCTTTCTGTTATCTGAATATTGCCAGCTTTTATCAATTCAGTTACCTTAAAGATAAGAGTGCGTTAACGGCTCCGATCTATATAGAGCCTTCAACAACAAGTAGTATAGCAAAGAAGAAATCCAGTCTTGAAGATATTTATACTTTGATTAAAAGTGATCTTACGGATGCAGATAATTTGTTAAAGAACTATACAAGAAATTATAAAGATAAGATCAACCGTAACGTTGTAAACGGTATCCTGGCAAGGGTTTATCTGAATACAGGAGAGTGGAGTAAAGCTGCTGTTGCGGCAAAAACGGCAAGAGAAGGTTTTCCTTTGATGGCTCCGGAAAAGTATAAAGATGGATTCAATGATATTAATAATGAAGAATGGATCTGGGGAAGCAGACAAACTCAGGAACAATCTGATGGGAGCTATGCTTTCCACTATCTGGATGTGTCTTCATCAGGAAGTTATTATTACAGCTTTATGGCAGATCCTTACTTTCAGAAATTGTTTGATACCAATGATATCAGAACTCAATTGTTCTCATGGGATAATCTTCCATCAAGAGAAGGGTTGTTGAGATATGCTAAATTTAAATTTAAGTCAACACTTATTGCAGATATTGTCTATATGAGAGCTGCTGAAATGTATCTGATTGAAGCAGAATCAGAAGCAAGAAATGGGAATGTAACTCAGGCAGTAACGGTTTTAAATCAATTAAGAGCTGCAAGAAAGGCTAACGCTTACACAGGTTCATTAACACAAAATGATGTAGTGAATGAAATCTTGATTGAAAGAAGAAAAGAATTATTTGGAGAAGGATTTTCTCTTTCAGATATTATCAGAACACAGGGAACAGTGGTGAGAAAACCATTTGTAGATACAGAAGGAAAGCCGATCAAAGTTCAGATTACAACCTCTAATGGAACGATAAAAACAGTAGATGGAAAAGGTCATACGGTTTTTGATTTTCCAAATAAGACTCAGTTTGTTCCGAACAGTTCTTATTATTTATTCAGTATTCCATTGAAGGAGATTGAAAATAACCCCAATTTATAA